In Dysidea avara chromosome 3, odDysAvar1.4, whole genome shotgun sequence, a single window of DNA contains:
- the LOC136249029 gene encoding uncharacterized protein isoform X3, which yields MEPIQETGGVYGVFFHSREVQDSFLQSLHGNTKAIQINHVESGYFRGEIIAPVGDGGGNVQSPLLVIGTYEMLRDQLFNSTQSQQTSFESSVNNPVSIVLKEQMELAPQQQLQHNERQPQLPSQNQEQGQWQQQEEKQQRHQQHQHQTYQDQQQMQHLQAQQQRPRQQEIQQQDPAQQQLTQQHQTPEEEEQQSQLQQQRQTNLQSQQENQQQQLNQPSQVAIACSGPSNASTSGVKESVVTMLTSQQSSQQSRGRISSASTGIGCDQDISDTNKNPNAIQVDVPQLGAKAAFVATRKRQHTVYCVLHGIETSLNKYYDNLEECQANFDKEFARGFEEFLDKRLTISDAAAAADNNEDHQTSDDYTEYICDHLKRKLCPFHCVRLWKYCVDNISCMQIFKDLCGDNEGLVILSKIKENSTGTICKDYTEYKNMKKIGSGGFGKVYKYSPGSGQQLAIKEEIKHPLVMGSTKLFQKIAQLKHRHIIEMFEYIVGPRGSDGKQSYLFVMPFVNQKSLDKQFVKEKSCKCVLDYMKQYHDQQNYIYRNYLLLFHQVFDGLNYLQTQKVVHRDVKPSNILVHQKCSCQSVILCPCREQDRVVFILSDLDLVCMEGKDALASSSGEVWDKMAMHDPAGTMEMKSPESFYRTGSGETVISHKSDIWSGSVTMMNVLVGKEANSATHDQIMGFLKTGSNTIRSVTHGMDESLGMLKSISERYTEICNQLKTANSVIVNNEMLDITADFVKLKKVLKDSGKYLRSVQSFQGGVPEVYKEESPLAGILSTVYLVRNNVCVCVVCVCVFG from the exons ATGGAACCTATACAAGAAACAGGTGGAGTGTATGGAGTTTTCTTCCACTCGCGTGAAGTACAGGACAGCTTTTTACAATCCCTTCATGGCAACACAAAAGCAATTCAAATCAATCACGTGGAGAGTGGCTATTTTCGAGGGGAAATAATAGCACC GGTTGGTGATGGTGGTGGAAATGTACAGTCACCTTTATTGGTAATTGGGACTTATGAAATGCTTCGGGACCAGTTATTTAATAGCACACAATCACAGCAAACATCGTTTGAGTCATCAGTGAATAATCCTGTTAGTATTGTTTTGAAAGAACAAATGGAGCTTGCCCCTCAACAACAGCTGCAACACAATGAAAGACAACCACAGTTACCATCACAAAATCAGGAACAAGGTCAATGGCAACAACAGGAAGAAAAACAACAAAGGCACCAACAGCACCAACACCAAACGTATCAAGACCAGCAACAAATGCAGCACCTACAAGCACAGCAACAGCGACCACGACAACAGGAAATACAACAACAAGACCCAGCACAACAGCAGCTAACTCAACAACACCAAACACCAGAAGAGGAGGAACAGCAAAGTCAACTGCAGCAACAACGCCAAACAAATCTACAATCACAACAAGAAAACCAGCAGCAACAATTAAATCAACCATCACAAGTTGCAATTGCATGTTCAGGACCTTCTAATGCCTCAACTTCTGGAGTAAAAGAGTCTGTGGTAACAATGTTAACTTCACAACAATCATCACAACAGTCAAGGGGGAGAATTAGCAGTGCTTCAACTG GAATAGGCTGTGATCAAGACATTTCAGATACAAATAAAAACCCGAATGCTATACAG GTAGATGTACCACAACTTGGAGCAAAAGCTGCATTTGTAGCTACCAGGAAGCGACAGCATACTGTATACTGTGTGTTACATGGAATTGAAACTTCACTTAACAAATATTATGACAATTTGGAG GAATGTCAAGCCAACTTTGACAAGGAATTTGCTAGAGGGTTTGAAGAGTTTTTAGATAAAAGACTAACTATTAGTGATGCTGCAGCTGCTGCTGATAATAATGAGGACCATCAAACCAGTGATGATTATACTGAGTACATCTGTGATCACCTTAAGAGGAAGCTTTGTCCGTTCCATTGTGTTCGATTGTG GAAATACTGTGTGGAtaatatttcatgcatgcaaatTTTCAAAGATTTGTGCGGAGACAATGAAGGGCTTGTAATACTGTCA AAAATCAAGGAGAACAGTACTGGAACTATCTGTAAAGACTACACTGAAtacaaaaacatgaagaaaatTGGTAGTGGTGGGTTTGGTAAAGTATACAAATACTCTCCTGGGTCTGGTCAACAATTGGCCATTAAAGAGGAAATTAAG CATCCATTAGTCATGGGGAGTACAAAACTCTTTCAGAAGATAGCTCAACTTAAACACAGGCACATAATTGAAATGTTCGAGTATATAGTGG GACCTCGTGGTAGTGATGGCAAACAATCTTATTTGTTTGTGATGCCATTTGTGAATCAAA AGAGCCTTGACAAGCAGTTTGTTAAGGAGAAAAGTTGCAAATGTGTTTTAGACTACATGAAACAATATCATGATCAACAGAATTATATTTACCGGAATTATCTTTTGCTGTTTCACCAAGTGTTTGATGGGTTGAATTATTTGCAGACTCAGAAAGTTGTACACAGAGATGTGAAGC CTTCCAATATTTTGGTACATCAAAAATGTTCATGTCAGAGTGTCATATTGTGTCCATGCCGTGAACAAGATCGAGTAGTGTTTATACTGAGTGACTTAGACCTGGTGTGTATGGAGGGAAAAGATGCACTAGCCTCATCCTCCGGTGAAGTGTGGGATAAAATGGCTATGCATGATCCAGCTGGCACAATGGAAATGAAATCCCCTGAG TCATTCTACAGGACTGGTAGTGGAGAGACAGTGATAAGTCATAAGTCAGATATTTGGTCTGGTAGTGTGACAATGATGAATGTGTTAGTTGGGAAAGAAGCAAACTCTGCAACACACGATCAG ATAATGGGCTTCTTGAAAACAGGATCCAATACTATTCGCAGTGTCACTCATGGTATGGATGAGAGTCTTGGAATGCTTAAAAGTATTTCTGAGAGA TACACAGAAATATGTAATCAATTGAAAACAGCCAATAGTGTTATCGTCAACAATGAAATGCTAGACATAACAGCAGATTTTGTTAAATTGAAAAAG GTGCTCAAAGATAGTGGTAAATACCTCAGGAGTGTGCAGTCTTTTCAAGGAGGAGTTCCTGAAGTGTATAAAGAAGAGAGTCCACTGGCAGGAATACTATCCACAGTCTATTTGGTTAGgaataatgtgtgtgtgtgtgttgtgtgtgtgtgtgtgtttggatAG